A window of the Trueperaceae bacterium genome harbors these coding sequences:
- the secE gene encoding preprotein translocase subunit SecE, with the protein MKGFFQYLRNSRAELGRVTWPTRKEVVQATEATLLFVLMTALFLFVADLTLGNLLGLIT; encoded by the coding sequence CTGAAGGGCTTCTTCCAGTACCTCAGGAACTCGCGCGCCGAGTTGGGTCGCGTGACCTGGCCGACTCGCAAGGAGGTCGTCCAGGCGACGGAGGCGACGCTCCTGTTCGTCCTCATGACCGCGCTGTTCTTGTTCGTCGCCGACCTCACGCTGGGCAACCTGCTGGGCCTCATAACCTGA